TGAAGGCTGCCAAAGAACTTAATGGATGGGTTTACTGGACAGAGTAGTTTCGATAATTTGATGAAAAAATGGGGAGTTGCGGGTGATATCTCCATTAGCTAGAGGTTAGGGCAACCCCGCAAACATGCAATTTTGGTGCTCAGAGCTCTTTTGGGTTGACTGGATTTGATTTGCTGCACGAACTATTTTCGTGTTTTGTTAGCTGCTACATCTTTATATTGATGTATATATGTGCAGGTAGATAGTTTTATTATCTAGCTATCGCTTTTTAGAAATCGCTTGATGTGGTGAGACGCTTGCAAGTTCTGATTGTTTATGATTCAAAGACGGGGAATACGGAGAAGATGGCTTTTGCGGTTGCTGAGGGCGTGAAAGAGGTTGGCAGCATTGACGTTGTGATGAAGAGGGTGGATGAGACGGCTAATGAGGATTTGTTGAAAGCTGATGGGATTATTGTCGGGTCGCCTACTTACTACGGTCAAATGTCCAGTAAAATCAAAGCCATGTTTGACGAGTCGGTTAAGATTCATGGAAAATTGCAAGGTAAGGTGGGGGCGGCGTTTACGAGTTCGGGTGGTGTTGCTAGTGGTGCCGAGACGACTATTGTTTCGGTTTTGGAGGCTATGCTCGTTCATGGAATGGTTATTCAGGGGCGGGCTCATGCTCAACATTATGGCGCTGCTGCGGTTGGAGAGCCCAAAGAAGGAGAGACAGAGAGGTGTAGAGAGTTGGGCAATATGGTTGCGAGTCTTGTCTTGAAGTTGAAGTCTTGAAGACAGTTTGCCTACAAGCTTAAATAATTCTCCAGCAGATTTTTGGCTTGCTCGCAAATAGGGCCGGTCGTCTAGTTTGGTAGGACATTGGCTTTACGAGCCAAAGGTCGCTGGTTCAAGTCCGGCCCGGCCCACCAAATTTAAACGAAACACTTTGCGTGCGCGATACTATGCTATTTTTTCTCTTGGTGATCTTCCAAGATTGATTATAAGGTCTCGGACGTTTTTCACGTCTTCGAGATGTACGAACTCATCCAAACCATGATAACAGGTGTCAGCTCTAATCGTTCCGTAACATACTACTGGGATTCCGTTTTTGGCGAAGAAGCTTCCATCGTTTCCTCCTAGTTCAGCAGCTAAAGGTAGAGTTTGGCCTATTGTTTTTTTGATGTTTTCTGAAACTGTTTGCACAAAGACTAGGTTTTTCGGTGTGTGGTAGCCTGGGAATTTGTTTATGATTTCTAGTGAGGCTTGGCAGCCGGTTTTTTCAACTGCTTGTTGGAAGTAGTTTCTCAGTTCTTTTTCTGCCTCTTCTACAGGTTCTTCTGGTAGGAGTCTTCTGTCGAAGCGGGCTTCGCAGGTGCCGGGTATGACGTTTTCTTTCTCTCCTCCTCGAATCATTGTTACGGTGTATCGTCCCCAGATGAATTGTCTTGGGGCTTCAGGTGGTGCGTGTAGGGTTGATTCTTTTTTCTCCACTGCGTTTTTGTAGGGTTCGAGGGCGGTGAGTAGTTTTATGGTTTCGTTGATAGCGTTTTTTGCTTTGAAGGGGTATCCAGCGTGTCCTTGTTTTCCTTTGACTGTTATTTTTCCCCAGAGGATGCCGCTTGCTCCTAGGTAGAGTCTTTCTAGTCCTGAGTCGACGACTAGTGCTGCGTCGCCTTTTAATCCGTAGTCACTCATCACGTAGTCTGCGCCGTATCTTCCGCCTATTTCTTCGTCTACTCCCGCGACGAGTTTGAGGTTTATGTCCAACTTTTCCTTCTTTAGTTGTCGCATGGCTCCCATTGCAGCTGCGATGCCTGACTTGTTGTCTGCAGAGCCTCTTCCGTAGGCTTTTCCATCTTTAACCGTTAGTTTGAAGGGTGGATATGTCCAGTTGGGTCCTGGAGGGACGACGTCGAAGTGTGATTCGAGGAGCAGTGTTACGTCTGAGCCTGCATCGAGAGTTACGATTACGTTTGGGCGTGAGAGTCCGTCTTTGGCTCCTTTTTCTCCGTTGATTATTTCTACGTCTAGCTGGTTTTGTTCGGCTTCTTCTACGATTATGGATGCGCATTTGTCGTATCCTTTTTTTGAGACTGATTCAGTGTCGATTTCAACCATTTTTGAGAGAAGATTAATTTCGTATTCTAGCGAACTCAAGCGTTTATCCCTCTTGCACGACTTCTAATGTCTACTAAGACTTAGCTTTTTTGATAAAACCAGTTTAATGCTCTCATTGAGCGTTTCTTCACTTACCAAATGCTTGCAAGTAACAATATTCTATATGCTATTCCACCAATGACAATTGCAAAGATAATCTCAAAAACCGTAATGAGTAACGCTTTCTTCCAGCCCAACTCCTTAACCAGCGCTCCAATAGTCGAGATGCAGGGAATATAGAGCATCGCCACTAAAGTGAACACCATCATCTGCACTGGTCCAAAACCTGGAACTGCGGCAAAATTTGAGGTTTCCAGCAAGGTTGCTAGCATTATCAAAGTCAGCTCCTTCCTTAACACTCCAAAAATCAAAGTTATTCCAGTGATTGCAGGCAATCCCAGCCAACCAACGGTTACAGGACTGAGAGCATCCGCTATTGGCTCCAGCAAGTTGAGAACGTCTACAAGCTTGATTACGAAACTGCCCGCTATTATGAGCGGAAACGCCATCTTGATAAACTCTTCCAATCTAAACAAAGTCTGCTTCACTATAGTTTTCGCATGAGGCACTTTATAGTCATGCATCTCCATAATCAAGCCCGTCGGCTCACCCGGCAAAGCCTTAAACGCCACTCTTCCAAGAGCAAAAATAATCAATAAGTCAACAGCGTACAATAGCAACGCCCACTGAACACCTACAAAAGCCCCAACAAGACCTAGAATTATAACAGTCGTGGCAGCACAAGGCACCAACGTAACGACAAAAACTGCAATAAGCCTCTCCCTCTTAGTCTCCATTATCCTACACCCCAAACAAGCAGGAACATTACAGCCGAAGCCAAGTATCACAGGAATAAACGCCTTCCCATGCAAACCTATCTTATGCATCAAGTTATCCATCAAAAACGCAACTCTACTAAGATACCCCGAGTCCTCAAGAAAATATAGCACCGAGTAAAACGGAAGCAGATAAGGCAACGCAATCGTAATCCCCGCTATAAGTCCCTCTACAACACCCCCCCACAGCAGCTCTCCCACAATCCCAGTTCCCAATACATTTTCAAAAACAGGCTCCAAACCATAAAAAATATCACTCAACAAACCAGACGTGCAATCTCCAAAAGAGAAAATCCCAAAGAAGATCGAGAGGATTACCGCCGCCATTATTGGATATCCAAGGAGCTTATGAGTTGTTAGGCCATGAAGTCTTTCTCTCTTCGGAGGCTTAATCGGCGACACTATCTGCTGTACTTCACGGGCAATACACCCAGCAATCTCATACCGCTCAGAAGTTATCACAGTTGAACACGAATGCCCATGAATACCCTCAATCTCCTCTGCAAGCCTTCTTGCAGCCGATAAAATTTTAGGGTTCATCTGGCGAATCTTACCCTCTATCTGCTCTTCTCCTTCCAAAAGCTTTATGGCAACCCATCTAGCAGGGTAGGGAAGCCGCAATCTCCCAACCAAATTAATGAGTTCCAGGATTTTTTCCTCAACTTCTTCTCCATATCTAACCTTTGAAGGGGCAACCTTTCCCTTCTCAATAATGTTGACAGATGCCTGCAGCAAATCGTAAATGCCAACTCGACTTGGCGCTACTGTTGGAATTACGGGTACGCCTAGGGCTTTTTC
The Candidatus Bathyarchaeota archaeon DNA segment above includes these coding regions:
- a CDS encoding NAD(P)H-dependent oxidoreductase, which produces MQVLIVYDSKTGNTEKMAFAVAEGVKEVGSIDVVMKRVDETANEDLLKADGIIVGSPTYYGQMSSKIKAMFDESVKIHGKLQGKVGAAFTSSGGVASGAETTIVSVLEAMLVHGMVIQGRAHAQHYGAAAVGEPKEGETERCRELGNMVASLVLKLKS
- a CDS encoding ArgE/DapE family deacylase, translating into MSSLEYEINLLSKMVEIDTESVSKKGYDKCASIIVEEAEQNQLDVEIINGEKGAKDGLSRPNVIVTLDAGSDVTLLLESHFDVVPPGPNWTYPPFKLTVKDGKAYGRGSADNKSGIAAAMGAMRQLKKEKLDINLKLVAGVDEEIGGRYGADYVMSDYGLKGDAALVVDSGLERLYLGASGILWGKITVKGKQGHAGYPFKAKNAINETIKLLTALEPYKNAVEKKESTLHAPPEAPRQFIWGRYTVTMIRGGEKENVIPGTCEARFDRRLLPEEPVEEAEKELRNYFQQAVEKTGCQASLEIINKFPGYHTPKNLVFVQTVSENIKKTIGQTLPLAAELGGNDGSFFAKNGIPVVCYGTIRADTCYHGLDEFVHLEDVKNVRDLIINLGRSPREKIA
- the feoB gene encoding ferrous iron transport protein B — its product is MTKKQIIIALAGNANVGKSVIFNHLTGMHQHIGNWPGKTVERAEGTLHFKGYTINIVDLPGIYSLSTFSIEELISREYIAIENPDLVINVVDASVLERNLFFTLQLIELETPMIVALNQMDMAKKKGIKIDHKKLEKALGVPVIPTVAPSRVGIYDLLQASVNIIEKGKVAPSKVRYGEEVEEKILELINLVGRLRLPYPARWVAIKLLEGEEQIEGKIRQMNPKILSAARRLAEEIEGIHGHSCSTVITSERYEIAGCIAREVQQIVSPIKPPKRERLHGLTTHKLLGYPIMAAVILSIFFGIFSFGDCTSGLLSDIFYGLEPVFENVLGTGIVGELLWGGVVEGLIAGITIALPYLLPFYSVLYFLEDSGYLSRVAFLMDNLMHKIGLHGKAFIPVILGFGCNVPACLGCRIMETKRERLIAVFVVTLVPCAATTVIILGLVGAFVGVQWALLLYAVDLLIIFALGRVAFKALPGEPTGLIMEMHDYKVPHAKTIVKQTLFRLEEFIKMAFPLIIAGSFVIKLVDVLNLLEPIADALSPVTVGWLGLPAITGITLIFGVLRKELTLIMLATLLETSNFAAVPGFGPVQMMVFTLVAMLYIPCISTIGALVKELGWKKALLITVFEIIFAIVIGGIAYRILLLASIW